A DNA window from Streptomyces sp. B21-083 contains the following coding sequences:
- the sucB gene encoding 2-oxoglutarate dehydrogenase, E2 component, dihydrolipoamide succinyltransferase — translation MAVSVTLPALGESVTEGTVTRWLKAEGERVEADEPLLEVSTDKVDTEIPSPVSGILASIKVAEDETVEVGAELALIDDGSGAPAAAPAPAAAEVAPPAPAPAAPAPAPAAQPSTEQAAPAPAPTAEAATGGSSAEGTDVVLPALGESVTEGTVTRWLKAVGDEVAEDEPLLEVSTDKVDTEIPAPVAGVLLEIVVGEDETAEVGAKLAVIGAPGAAPAAAPAPAAPAPAPAAPAPAPAAAAPAPAPAAPAAPVAPPAPVAPAAPAPAPVPVQAAAPVAPPAPAPAAPAPVAPAAPAPVAAQATDEGAYVTPLVRKLAAENGVDLGSVKGTGVGGRIRKQDVLAAAEAAKAAAAAPAPAAAAAPAARKSPALEASPLRGQTIKMPRIRKVIGDNMVKALHEQAQLSSVVEVDITRLMKLRAQAKDSFAAREGVKLSPMPFFVKAAAQALKAHPAVNARINVEEGTITYFDTESVGIAVDSEKGLMTPVIKHAGDLNIAGIAKATAELAGKVRANKITPDELSGATFTISNTGSRGALFDTIIVPPNQVAILGIGATVKRPAVIETEEGTVIGVRDMTYLTLSYDHRLVDGADAARYLTAVKAILEAGEFEVELGL, via the coding sequence ATGGCGGTTTCCGTAACCCTTCCGGCGCTCGGTGAGAGCGTCACCGAGGGCACTGTCACCCGGTGGCTGAAGGCCGAGGGCGAGCGCGTCGAGGCCGACGAGCCGCTGCTGGAGGTGTCGACCGACAAGGTCGACACCGAGATCCCCTCGCCCGTCTCCGGCATCCTCGCGTCCATCAAGGTCGCCGAGGACGAGACCGTTGAGGTCGGGGCCGAGCTGGCCCTCATCGACGACGGCAGCGGCGCGCCTGCTGCCGCCCCGGCTCCGGCCGCGGCGGAGGTCGCCCCTCCGGCGCCCGCCCCCGCCGCCCCGGCTCCGGCTCCGGCCGCCCAGCCGTCCACCGAGCAGGCGGCTCCGGCCCCTGCTCCCACCGCCGAGGCCGCGACCGGCGGCAGCTCCGCCGAGGGCACGGACGTCGTCCTGCCCGCGCTCGGCGAGTCCGTCACCGAGGGCACCGTCACCCGCTGGCTGAAGGCCGTCGGCGACGAGGTCGCGGAGGACGAGCCCCTGCTGGAGGTCTCCACCGACAAGGTCGACACCGAGATCCCGGCGCCCGTCGCCGGCGTCCTGCTGGAGATCGTGGTCGGCGAGGACGAGACCGCCGAGGTCGGCGCCAAGCTGGCCGTGATCGGCGCCCCGGGTGCCGCTCCGGCGGCTGCCCCGGCTCCGGCCGCCCCGGCTCCGGCTCCGGCCGCCCCGGCTCCGGCGCCCGCCGCCGCTGCCCCGGCGCCCGCTCCGGCGGCCCCTGCCGCGCCCGTCGCGCCTCCGGCCCCCGTGGCCCCGGCCGCTCCGGCCCCCGCGCCGGTTCCGGTCCAGGCCGCGGCTCCGGTCGCTCCCCCGGCGCCCGCGCCGGCCGCGCCCGCCCCGGTGGCTCCGGCCGCTCCGGCTCCCGTCGCCGCTCAGGCCACCGACGAGGGTGCGTACGTGACCCCGCTGGTGCGCAAGCTCGCCGCCGAGAACGGCGTCGACCTGGGCTCCGTCAAGGGCACCGGCGTCGGCGGTCGTATCCGTAAGCAGGACGTCCTCGCCGCCGCCGAGGCAGCGAAGGCCGCCGCGGCCGCTCCGGCGCCCGCCGCCGCCGCTGCCCCGGCAGCCAGGAAGTCGCCGGCCCTGGAGGCCTCTCCCCTCCGTGGCCAGACCATCAAGATGCCCCGCATCCGCAAGGTCATCGGCGACAACATGGTCAAGGCGCTGCACGAGCAGGCGCAGCTGTCCTCGGTCGTCGAGGTCGACATCACGCGCCTGATGAAGCTCCGCGCGCAGGCGAAGGACTCCTTCGCGGCCCGCGAGGGCGTCAAGCTCTCCCCGATGCCGTTCTTCGTGAAGGCGGCGGCCCAGGCGCTGAAGGCCCACCCGGCCGTCAACGCCCGGATCAACGTCGAAGAGGGCACGATCACCTACTTCGACACCGAGAGCGTCGGTATCGCGGTGGACTCCGAGAAGGGCCTGATGACCCCGGTCATCAAGCACGCGGGCGACCTCAACATCGCCGGTATCGCCAAGGCCACGGCCGAGCTCGCGGGCAAGGTCAGGGCCAACAAGATCACCCCGGACGAGCTGTCCGGCGCGACCTTCACCATCTCCAACACCGGCTCGCGCGGTGCGCTCTTCGACACGATCATCGTGCCGCCGAACCAGGTCGCGATCCTGGGCATCGGCGCGACGGTCAAGCGCCCGGCGGTCATCGAGACGGAGGAGGGCACGGTCATCGGCGTACGCGACATGACGTACCTGACCCTGTCCTACGACCACCGTCTGGTCGACGGCGCCGACGCGGCCCGTTACCTGACGGCCGTCAAGGCGATCCTGGAGGCGGGCGAGTTCGAGGTCGAGCTCGGCCTGTAA
- a CDS encoding phosphatidylglycerol lysyltransferase domain-containing protein, translated as MGDTRLTPNVPRNASTTASRRAAAFAVWYLRVVTFVNLLSAVWVSLGNDVRRHNEENFFTPYLLTAGFASGVFTMFLAITMKRRKRAAWILNIVISSLFLLLFGLAMFFPEIRQHAQNWISLALTAAFVAALVVGRREFYAKGDRANPRLAAAVAVGGLLVCSLLAALLVTVANEAHDTHRSTFLERWGYGAMRLISVATDDSGFAGISTPNWVDVGINVISTLLILAVFYAAFRSRRAVDPLTEDDEARLRALLDRQGDRDSLGYFALRREKSVIWSPTGKAAVTYRALGGVSLAAGDPIGDPEAWPGAIEPWLAEARAHGWIPAVMGAGEEAGTVYARHGLDALELGDEALVETAEFTLDGRAMRTVRQAYNRVKRAGYTVRIRRHAVIPAAEMTYLLQRADDWRDGATERGFSMALGRLGDPADGQCVMLECADGEGELRALLSFVPWGPRGLSLDLMRRDRDSDNGLMEFMVIELLQRAQEIGITQVSLNFAMFRSVFERGGRIGAGPVLRLWRSLLSFFSRWWQIESLYRANAKYRPIWEPRFLLFEKSADLPRIGIAAARAEGFLEAPGLPKWVHRRHLESKR; from the coding sequence ATGGGAGATACCCGGCTCACGCCGAACGTTCCGCGAAATGCCAGTACCACCGCCTCGCGGCGAGCCGCCGCGTTCGCCGTCTGGTATCTGCGGGTCGTCACCTTCGTCAACCTGCTCAGCGCGGTGTGGGTCTCCCTCGGCAACGACGTACGGCGGCACAACGAGGAGAACTTCTTCACCCCCTACCTGCTGACCGCCGGCTTCGCCTCCGGTGTGTTCACGATGTTCCTCGCGATCACCATGAAGCGCCGCAAACGGGCCGCCTGGATCCTGAACATCGTGATCAGCTCGCTGTTCCTGCTGCTGTTCGGGCTGGCCATGTTCTTCCCGGAGATCCGCCAGCACGCGCAGAACTGGATCTCGCTCGCCCTCACCGCCGCCTTCGTCGCCGCGCTCGTCGTGGGGCGGCGGGAGTTCTACGCCAAGGGCGACCGGGCCAACCCGCGGCTCGCCGCCGCCGTCGCGGTCGGCGGCCTGCTCGTCTGCTCCCTCCTCGCGGCGCTCCTCGTCACCGTCGCCAACGAGGCGCACGACACCCACCGTTCGACGTTCCTGGAACGCTGGGGCTACGGCGCGATGCGGCTGATCTCCGTCGCCACCGACGACTCGGGCTTCGCCGGGATCTCCACGCCCAACTGGGTCGACGTCGGCATCAACGTCATCAGTACGCTGCTGATCCTCGCCGTCTTCTACGCCGCCTTCCGCTCCCGTCGTGCCGTCGACCCGCTCACCGAGGACGACGAGGCCCGGCTGCGCGCCCTCCTGGACCGGCAGGGCGACCGCGACTCCCTCGGCTACTTCGCCCTGCGCCGCGAGAAGAGCGTCATCTGGTCCCCCACCGGCAAGGCCGCCGTCACCTACCGCGCTCTGGGCGGGGTCTCCCTGGCCGCCGGTGATCCGATCGGCGACCCGGAGGCCTGGCCCGGCGCCATCGAACCGTGGCTCGCCGAGGCCCGCGCCCACGGCTGGATCCCGGCCGTGATGGGGGCGGGCGAAGAGGCCGGCACGGTGTACGCGCGGCACGGCCTGGACGCCCTCGAACTCGGCGACGAGGCTCTCGTGGAGACCGCCGAGTTCACCTTGGACGGACGGGCCATGCGCACCGTCCGGCAGGCCTACAACCGGGTCAAGCGGGCCGGTTACACCGTGCGCATCCGGCGCCACGCCGTCATCCCGGCCGCCGAGATGACGTACCTCCTCCAGCGCGCCGACGACTGGCGGGACGGTGCCACCGAGCGCGGGTTCAGCATGGCGCTGGGGCGGCTCGGCGATCCGGCGGACGGACAGTGCGTGATGCTCGAATGCGCTGACGGCGAGGGTGAGCTGAGGGCCCTGCTCTCCTTCGTGCCCTGGGGGCCGCGCGGGTTGTCGCTCGACCTCATGCGACGCGACCGCGACTCCGACAACGGGCTGATGGAGTTCATGGTGATCGAACTTCTCCAGCGGGCGCAGGAGATCGGGATCACTCAGGTCTCACTCAACTTCGCGATGTTCCGTTCCGTCTTCGAACGTGGCGGGCGCATCGGCGCGGGGCCGGTGCTGAGGCTGTGGCGCTCGCTGCTCAGCTTCTTCTCCCGCTGGTGGCAGATCGAGTCGCTGTACCGCGCCAACGCGAAGTACCGGCCCATCTGGGAGCCCCGGTTCCTGCTCTTCGAGAAGAGCGCGGACCTGCCGCGCATCGGCATCGCCGCGGCGCGCGCGGAGGGCTTCCTGGAGGCGCCGGGACTGCCGAAGTGGGTGCACCGCAGGCACCTGGAGTCGAAGAGATGA
- the lpdA gene encoding dihydrolipoyl dehydrogenase, which translates to MANDASTVFDLVILGGGSGGYAAALRGAQLGLDVALIEKDKVGGTCLHRGCIPTKALLHAGEIADQARESEQFGVKATFEGIDMPAVHKYKDDVIAGLYKGLQGLVASRKVTYIEGEGRLSSPTSVDVNGQRIQGRHVLLATGSVPKSLPGLEIDGNRIISSDHALVLDRVPQSAIVLGGGVIGVEFASAWKSFGTDVTIIEGLKHLAPLEDENSSKLLERAFRKRGIKFNLGTFFSKAEYTANGVKVTLADGKEFEAEVLLVAVGRGPVSAGLGYEEQGVAMDRGYVLVDEYMRTNVPTVSAVGDLVPTLQLAHVGFAEGILVAERLAGLKAVPIDYDGVPRVTYCHPEVASVGITEAKAKEIYGADKVVALKYSLAGNGKSKILKTAGEIKLVQVKDGAVVGVHMVGDRMGEQVGEAQLIYNWEALPSEVAQLIHAHPTQSEALGEAHLALAGKPLHAHD; encoded by the coding sequence GTGGCGAACGACGCCAGCACCGTTTTCGACCTAGTGATCCTCGGCGGTGGCAGTGGCGGTTACGCCGCGGCGCTGCGCGGGGCCCAGCTGGGGCTTGACGTCGCCCTGATCGAGAAGGACAAGGTCGGCGGTACCTGCCTGCACCGGGGATGTATCCCCACCAAGGCCCTGCTGCACGCGGGCGAGATCGCCGACCAGGCCCGCGAGAGCGAGCAGTTCGGCGTCAAGGCCACCTTCGAGGGCATCGACATGCCCGCGGTGCACAAGTACAAGGACGACGTCATCGCCGGCCTGTACAAGGGACTCCAGGGGCTTGTCGCCTCTCGGAAGGTCACCTACATCGAGGGTGAGGGGCGGCTCTCCTCCCCCACCTCCGTCGACGTGAACGGGCAGCGGATCCAGGGCCGCCACGTCCTGCTCGCGACCGGCTCCGTGCCGAAGTCGCTGCCGGGCCTGGAGATCGACGGCAACCGGATCATCTCCTCGGACCACGCCCTCGTCCTGGACCGGGTGCCGCAGTCGGCGATCGTCCTCGGCGGCGGCGTCATCGGCGTCGAGTTCGCCTCCGCGTGGAAGTCCTTCGGTACGGACGTCACGATCATCGAGGGCCTCAAGCACCTGGCCCCCCTTGAGGACGAGAACTCCTCCAAGCTTCTTGAGCGCGCGTTCCGCAAGCGCGGCATCAAGTTCAACCTGGGCACCTTCTTCTCGAAGGCCGAGTACACCGCGAACGGTGTCAAGGTCACCCTTGCCGACGGCAAGGAGTTCGAGGCCGAGGTGCTGCTCGTCGCCGTGGGCCGCGGCCCGGTCTCGGCCGGTCTCGGTTACGAGGAGCAGGGCGTCGCGATGGACCGCGGCTACGTCCTGGTCGACGAGTACATGCGGACGAACGTCCCGACCGTCTCCGCCGTCGGTGACCTGGTCCCGACGCTCCAGCTCGCGCACGTCGGCTTCGCCGAGGGCATCCTGGTGGCGGAGCGTCTGGCCGGTCTGAAGGCCGTCCCGATCGACTACGACGGCGTGCCCCGGGTGACGTACTGCCACCCCGAGGTCGCCTCCGTGGGTATCACCGAGGCCAAGGCCAAGGAGATCTACGGTGCGGACAAGGTCGTCGCTCTGAAGTACAGCCTCGCGGGCAACGGCAAGAGCAAGATCCTCAAGACCGCGGGCGAGATCAAGCTCGTCCAGGTCAAGGACGGTGCCGTGGTCGGCGTCCACATGGTCGGCGACCGCATGGGCGAGCAGGTCGGCGAAGCCCAGCTGATCTACAACTGGGAGGCGCTGCCGTCCGAGGTCGCGCAGCTCATCCACGCCCACCCGACGCAGAGCGAGGCGCTCGGCGAGGCCCACCTGGCCCTGGCCGGCAAACCGCTGCACGCCCACGACTGA
- a CDS encoding spherulation-specific family 4 protein, producing MSPSSLLVPYYEHPSVRPAEWEAILAAAPGLYGVVLNPASGAGDRPDPAFAEIAARLRAEGVRVLGYADTDYARRPVTAVIRDLVRHHDWYGADGAFLDQVASGPDRFDHYRRLASAAWGTGIRTLALNHGVPPHPSYARIADVLVTFEGTWDTYRTERPHPLRTPGTRLCHLVYGVPPDADPAAEARRRGADLHCAVPGTGDHPWGTLPHAVPVA from the coding sequence ATGAGCCCGAGCAGTCTCCTCGTCCCGTACTACGAGCACCCGTCCGTCCGCCCCGCCGAATGGGAGGCGATCCTCGCCGCCGCCCCCGGCCTGTACGGGGTGGTGCTGAACCCGGCGAGCGGCGCCGGCGACCGCCCCGACCCGGCGTTCGCCGAGATCGCCGCCCGACTGCGCGCGGAGGGCGTACGGGTGCTCGGGTACGCCGACACCGACTACGCCCGCAGGCCCGTCACCGCCGTCATCCGCGACCTGGTCCGGCACCACGACTGGTACGGCGCGGACGGCGCCTTCCTCGACCAGGTCGCCTCGGGGCCGGACCGGTTCGACCACTACCGGCGCCTGGCGTCGGCGGCCTGGGGCACCGGCATCCGTACCCTCGCCCTGAACCACGGCGTCCCGCCGCACCCCTCGTACGCCAGGATCGCCGACGTCCTCGTGACCTTCGAGGGCACCTGGGACACGTACCGCACCGAACGCCCGCACCCCTTGCGGACCCCGGGGACCCGCCTGTGTCACCTCGTGTACGGCGTCCCGCCGGACGCCGATCCCGCAGCGGAGGCCAGAAGGCGGGGCGCCGACCTGCACTGCGCGGTCCCCGGCACCGGAGACCATCCGTGGGGCACCCTGCCCCACGCCGTGCCCGTGGCCTGA
- a CDS encoding GntR family transcriptional regulator, with protein MTAPVVHSLREQIREHIVEGIVSGRWKPGERIVERRIATELEVSQTPVREALRELESLRLIESAPNKGVRVRNLTAADLEESYPVRAGLEAIAAELAAEKLADDCSALEPHVTALYEADRASDGTGQVRHTVGFHREMVRAAGNSVLLHTWEGLGIEVFTALSIRWLGTVQQSYAEEHEELVAAFRRRDPRIAELVKAHVLGCAPRA; from the coding sequence ATGACCGCGCCCGTCGTCCACTCGCTGCGCGAGCAGATCCGCGAGCACATCGTGGAGGGGATCGTCAGCGGGCGCTGGAAGCCGGGCGAGCGGATCGTCGAGCGCCGGATCGCGACCGAGCTGGAGGTCAGCCAGACCCCCGTACGGGAGGCGCTGCGCGAGCTGGAGTCGCTGCGGCTGATCGAGTCGGCCCCCAACAAGGGCGTACGCGTACGGAACCTGACCGCCGCCGACCTGGAGGAGAGCTACCCCGTCCGGGCCGGCCTGGAGGCCATCGCGGCGGAGCTGGCGGCGGAGAAGCTGGCGGACGACTGCTCGGCCCTCGAACCGCATGTCACCGCCCTGTACGAGGCCGACCGCGCCTCGGACGGAACCGGCCAGGTCCGGCACACGGTGGGTTTCCACCGCGAGATGGTGCGCGCGGCCGGGAACTCGGTGCTGCTGCACACCTGGGAGGGGCTGGGCATCGAGGTGTTCACGGCCCTGTCGATCCGCTGGCTCGGGACGGTGCAGCAGTCGTACGCGGAGGAGCACGAGGAGCTGGTCGCCGCGTTCCGCCGCCGGGATCCACGGATCGCCGAGCTGGTGAAGGCCCATGTGCTGGGGTGCGCGCCCCGAGCCTGA
- a CDS encoding leucyl aminopeptidase — MTALTLSTAAAPGLRVDAIVVGVAKSGKGPVVAPGAEAVDKAYDGKLADVLGTLGASGAEGEVTKLPAPAGFKAPVVVAVGLGALPAKDETFGAESLRRAAGVAARTLAGAKKAAFALPIEDAADAGAIGEGALLGAYSFDAYKEIGRNGKDAKNGKAPLAEVTLLGGKPRDAAFKAAVARATAVSEELNRARDLINTPPNDLNPEAFAAVAQAAAEEHGIKVRVLDEEALEEGGYGGILGVGVGSAAGPRLVKLTYTHEAASKHLAFVGKGITYDSGGISLKPAGHNETMKCDMSGAAAVFAAVVAAARLGLQVNVTGWLALAENMPSGSATRPGDVLRMYSGKTVEVLNTDAEGRLVLADALWAASAEKPDAIVDVATLTGAMMLALGNRTYGIMANDDAFRSAVHEAAEEVGEPAWPMPLPDHLKKGMESPTADIANMGERYGGGLVAGLFLREFVGEGITWAHLDIAGPAFNEGGPFGYTPKGGTGTAVRTLVRLAELTAAGDLG, encoded by the coding sequence GTGACTGCTCTCACTCTCAGCACCGCTGCGGCGCCCGGCCTTCGGGTCGACGCGATCGTCGTCGGTGTCGCCAAGAGCGGCAAGGGCCCGGTCGTCGCACCGGGCGCCGAGGCCGTGGACAAGGCGTACGACGGCAAGCTCGCCGACGTCCTGGGGACCCTCGGCGCCTCCGGTGCCGAGGGCGAGGTGACCAAGCTGCCCGCCCCGGCCGGCTTCAAGGCACCCGTTGTCGTGGCCGTGGGCCTCGGCGCACTGCCCGCGAAGGACGAGACCTTCGGCGCCGAGTCGCTGCGCCGGGCCGCCGGTGTGGCCGCCCGTACCCTCGCCGGCGCCAAGAAGGCCGCCTTCGCCCTGCCCATCGAGGACGCGGCCGACGCCGGCGCGATCGGCGAGGGCGCGCTGCTCGGCGCGTACTCCTTCGACGCGTACAAGGAGATCGGCAGGAACGGCAAGGACGCGAAGAACGGCAAGGCGCCGCTCGCCGAGGTCACCCTGCTCGGCGGCAAGCCCCGTGACGCCGCGTTCAAGGCGGCCGTCGCGCGCGCCACCGCCGTCTCCGAGGAGCTGAACCGCGCCCGCGACCTGATCAACACCCCGCCGAACGACCTCAACCCCGAGGCCTTCGCCGCCGTCGCGCAGGCCGCGGCCGAGGAGCACGGCATCAAGGTGCGGGTGCTCGACGAGGAGGCGCTGGAGGAGGGCGGCTACGGCGGCATCCTGGGCGTCGGCGTCGGCTCCGCCGCCGGGCCCCGGCTGGTGAAGCTGACGTACACGCACGAGGCGGCGAGCAAGCACCTCGCCTTCGTCGGCAAGGGCATCACCTACGACTCGGGCGGCATCTCGCTCAAGCCCGCCGGGCACAACGAGACGATGAAGTGCGACATGAGCGGTGCGGCGGCGGTCTTCGCCGCGGTCGTCGCCGCCGCGCGGCTCGGCCTCCAGGTCAACGTCACCGGCTGGCTGGCGCTCGCCGAGAACATGCCGTCCGGCTCCGCCACCCGTCCCGGTGACGTGCTGCGCATGTACAGCGGCAAGACCGTCGAGGTCCTCAACACCGACGCCGAGGGCCGCCTCGTCCTCGCCGACGCCCTGTGGGCCGCCTCGGCGGAGAAGCCGGACGCGATCGTCGACGTGGCGACGCTGACCGGCGCGATGATGCTGGCGCTGGGCAACCGGACGTACGGGATCATGGCGAACGACGACGCGTTCCGCTCCGCGGTGCACGAGGCCGCCGAGGAGGTCGGGGAGCCGGCGTGGCCGATGCCGCTGCCGGACCACCTGAAGAAGGGGATGGAGTCCCCCACGGCCGACATCGCGAACATGGGCGAGCGGTACGGCGGCGGGCTGGTCGCGGGGCTGTTCCTGCGGGAGTTCGTGGGTGAGGGGATCACCTGGGCGCACCTGGACATCGCGGGGCCCGCGTTCAACGAGGGCGGGCCTTTCGGTTACACCCCCAAGGGTGGGACCGGGACCGCGGTTCGTACGTTGGTGCGGCTGGCTGAGCTGACCGCTGCGGGGGATCTGGGCTGA
- a CDS encoding adenosylcobinamide-GDP ribazoletransferase — protein sequence MSTPPPQPTQSDPLTPLTGLRFAFGTLTVLPVRVIRWDRDAARGGMLWAPVVGLVVGVCAAVVGLVLLFLGAGALLAAVATAAVPAVLTRGLHLDGLADTADGLGSGKPAEDALRVMKQSDIGPFGVLALVFVLLTQVAALAQAYGDSWARGALAAVVSATAARLALTLAARTGVPPARPEGLGAAVAGTVSVRSALLVAVLVTIVAAGFGAVFGVFDIVRTAFAVIAGCAAAERLLLRCTRRFGGVTGDVFGALAETSATAALVVLSLR from the coding sequence GTGTCCACGCCTCCGCCCCAGCCCACGCAGTCCGACCCTCTCACCCCTCTCACCGGGCTCCGGTTCGCCTTCGGAACGCTGACCGTGCTGCCGGTCAGGGTGATCCGCTGGGACCGGGACGCGGCGCGCGGCGGCATGCTGTGGGCGCCGGTGGTGGGCCTGGTCGTCGGCGTGTGTGCCGCCGTGGTCGGGCTGGTTCTGCTGTTCCTGGGTGCCGGCGCGCTGCTCGCCGCCGTCGCCACGGCCGCCGTGCCCGCCGTCCTCACCCGGGGCCTGCATCTCGACGGTCTCGCGGACACCGCCGACGGACTCGGCAGCGGCAAACCCGCCGAGGACGCGCTGCGCGTCATGAAGCAGTCGGACATCGGCCCGTTCGGTGTACTCGCCCTCGTGTTCGTGCTGCTGACCCAGGTGGCCGCGCTCGCACAGGCGTACGGCGATTCCTGGGCCCGGGGTGCCCTCGCCGCCGTCGTCTCGGCGACCGCCGCCCGGCTGGCCCTCACCCTGGCCGCCCGTACCGGCGTGCCGCCCGCCCGGCCCGAGGGGCTGGGGGCGGCGGTGGCCGGAACGGTATCGGTCCGCTCGGCGCTGCTGGTGGCGGTCCTGGTGACGATCGTGGCGGCCGGCTTCGGCGCGGTCTTCGGAGTGTTCGACATCGTCCGTACCGCCTTCGCGGTCATCGCGGGCTGCGCCGCCGCCGAACGCCTCCTGCTGCGCTGCACGCGCCGTTTCGGCGGGGTCACCGGCGATGTCTTCGGCGCCCTCGCGGAGACGTCCGCGACGGCCGCACTGGTCGTGCTGTCGTTGCGCTGA